From the Solanum stenotomum isolate F172 chromosome 4, ASM1918654v1, whole genome shotgun sequence genome, one window contains:
- the LOC125863114 gene encoding heat stress transcription factor A-5: MDVISAAVAAGGGGGPAPFLSKTYEMVDDSQTDDIVSWTPTGHSFVVWNPPEFARILLPTYFKHNNFSSFIRQLNTYGFRKIDPERWEFANEEFLKDQKHLLKNIHRRKPIHSHSHPPGSTVDPERAAFEEEIDKLTREKSGLETNVSRFRQQQSAAKLQLEELTGRVGSIEQRQESLLTFVEKAIQNPDFVERLAQKLESMDISAFSKKRRLPQIDSTQPVQESMSVDNHSSSRVEFGNLSQQDFSNKLRLELSPAVSDINVLSCSTQSSNEDGGSPAHRRISEGWSREVQLRTGGAIYTPEAIELSDTGTSFMLKMDSSLPRASSNVESSRLHSLPQSLTSNEEVDGHISCQLNLSLASCLSQVDKNQYSVRMPQIGQEIGKRFESQSDANDKIPPTEDKSLPPSHDATANKQVPAAAPVRVNDVFWEQFLTERPGCSDNEEASSSYKGNSYDEQDERKSNQGVASNTRKVEQLTL; encoded by the exons ATGGATGTGATTTCGGCGGCGGTGGCGGCCGGCGGCGGTGGAGGTCCGGCGCCGTTCTTGTCGAAGACATATGAGATGGTGGATGATTCGCAAACTGATGACATCGTATCATGGACTCCGACTGGTCACAGCTTTGTCGTGTGGAATCCTCCAGAATTCGCTCGAATTCTTCTTCCTACTTATTTCAAACACAACAATTTCTCCAGTTTCATTCGACAGCTCAATACTTAC GGCTTCCGGAAGATTGATCCAGAAAGATGGGAATTTGCCAATGAGGAATTCTTGAAGGACCAGAAGCATCTACTGAAGAACATTCATCGTAGAAAACCCATTCACAGTCATAGTCACCCTCCAGGTTCCACAGTTGATCCAGAAAGAGCTGCATTTGAGGAAGAGATTGATAAACTTACACGTGAGAAGTCTGGGCTCGAGACTAATGTCTCAAGGTTCAGACAGCAACAATCTGCTGCAAAACTCCAGCTAGAAGAACTAACTGGGCGGGTTGGCAGTATAGAGCAAAGGCAGGAGAGTTTACTGACATTTGTTGAGAAGGCAATTCAAAATCCTGACTTTGTTGAGCGTCTTGCTCAGAAACTCGAGTCCATGGATATTTCTGCATTTAGTAAGAAGAGGCGATTGCCTCAAATCGACAGCACTCAACCAGTCCAAGAAAGTATGTCGGTGGACAACCATAGCAGTTCTAGAGTTGAGTTTGGGAACCTTTCCCAGCAAGACTTTTCAAATAAGCTCAGGCTTGAATTGTCACCTGCTGTTTCAGATATCAATGTGCTTTCATGCAGCACCCAAAGTTCGAATGAAGATGGCGGAAGCCCTGCACATAGGAGAATATCTGAAGGATGGTCCAGAGAAGTGCAACTTCGAACGGGAGGAGCAATTTATACCCCTGAAGCAATAGAACTATCAGATACAGGGACGTCTTTTATGTTGAAGATGGATTCATCTCTACCTCGTGCTTCAAGCAATGTTGAAAGCTCAAGACTGCATTCCTTGCCACAAAGCCTGACATCTAACGAGGAAGTTGACGGTCACATTTCCTGCCAACTGAATCTTTCTTTGGCTTCATGTCTTTCACAAGTCGATAAAAATCAATATTCAGTGAGGATGCCTCAAATAGGTCAAGAGATAGGTAAACGTTTCGAATCACAGTCTGATGCCAATGACAAAATCCCTCCTACTGAAGACAAATCTTTGCCACCGTCACATGATGCAACTGCCAACAAGCAAGTGCCTGCAGCTGCTCCTGTTCGTGTGAACGATGTCTTTTGGGAACAGTTCCTTACTGAAAGACCAGGCTGCTCGGATAACGAAGAGGCTAGCTCTAGCTACAAAGGGAACTCCTACGACGAGCAAGACGAGAGAAAATCAAATCAAGGAGTAGCTAGTAACACAAGAAAGGTGGAACAGCTTACCCTTTGA